One Vigna unguiculata cultivar IT97K-499-35 chromosome 11, ASM411807v1, whole genome shotgun sequence DNA window includes the following coding sequences:
- the LOC114168900 gene encoding fasciclin-like arabinogalactan protein 11, which produces MKQATLFSLSLFLLLCSTSLAISPAPAAAPKAPAAKTPHTPKAAAPSPKPLVPTLPQSPDSPDSVPDDITRILKKAKMFSTLIRLLKTTEIMNNINSQLITAKSGGITILAPDDSAFSNLKAGFLNSLNEGQKIELVQFHILPEFVSSSNFDSLSNPVQTVAGKDPVRLPLNVNALGNSVNISTGVVNATVLGVVYSDNKLGIYHVDKVLLPLDFFATNKAPALAPTSLAKAPKAAKENSSDDDQEETNQDHNKSGAVNLVIGGTKFVSLGIALMAVATMWC; this is translated from the coding sequence ATGAAACAAGCAACCCTTTTCTCCTTATCTCTCTTCCTACTCTTATGCTCTACCAGTTTGGCCATTTCACCTGCACCTGCAGCAGCACCAAAAGCACCTGCAGCAAAAACTCCCCATACCCCAAAGGCTGCAGCACCATCACCAAAACCATTAGTCCCCACATTACCTCAGTCCCCAGACTCCCCTGACTCTGTCCCTGATGACATCACAAGAATCCTCAAAAAGGCCAAAATGTTCTCAACCCTGATTCGCCTCCTCAAAACCACAGAAATCATGAACAACATAAACTCACAGCTCATAACAGCAAAGAGTGGGGGCATAACAATTCTTGCACCAGATGATTCTGCCTTTTCCAACCTAAAAGCTGGCTTCCTAAACTCCCTCAACGAAGGCCAGAAAATCGAACTTGTGCAGTTCCACATATTGCCAGAGTTTGTGTCAAGCTCAAACTTTGATTCTCTGAGCAACCCTGTGCAGACAGTGGCTGGCAAAGACCCTGTAAGGCTTCCACTGAACGTGAATGCATTAGGTAACAGTGTCAACATTTCAACTGGGGTCGTCAATGCCACCGTTTTGGGTGTAGTCTACTCCGATAATAAACTTGGGATTTATCACGTCGACAAGGtgcttcttcctcttgatttcttTGCAACCAACAAGGCTCCAGCTTTGGCTCCAACATCTCTTGCAAAGGCTCCCAAAGCTGCTAAAGAAAACTCTTCTGATGACGATCAAGAAGAAACAAACCAGGATCACAATAAATCGGGAGCAGTGAATTTGGTCATTGGTGGAACAAAGTTTGTGTCACTTGGCATAGCTTTGATGGCAGTGGCAACCATGTGGTGTTGA
- the LOC114168981 gene encoding fasciclin-like arabinogalactan protein 12 — translation MMKKQCLLSFSLALLVSFLYSTTTLAQLSPASAPLKPSQPTPTPPAEAPKQPLVPSLPESPSDSTPDTAAAVDIVGILRQAKSFNILIRLMKTTQLINQLNAQLLTTKSGGITILAPDDGSFSELKPGFLNSLSDGQKLELLQFHVISEYVSSSNFDTLTNPVRTLAGAKPGKVELNVISYGGSVNISTGEVNTTITGIVYTDKHLAIYKVGKVLLPMDFFAVAKAPAKGPSLAPEPSAKAPKADKEKPLSPDSSESSEINSTNDNSGTVKINVQGKWLSLLLGVLLLLKLSS, via the coding sequence atgaTGAAAAAGCaatgtcttttatctttctcACTAGCACTGTTAGTTTCATTTTTGTATTCCACCACCACTTTAGCCCAGTTATCACCAGCTTCTGCCCCTCTCAAACCATCACAACCTACACCTACCCCACCAGCTGAAGCTCCTAAACAACCATTGGTTCCGTCGCTGCCAGAGTCACCAAGTGATTCCACCCCTGACACTGCAGCAGCTGTTGACATCGTTGGAATCCTGAGGCAGGCCAAGTCATTCAACATTCTTATCCGCCTCATGAAAACCACCCAATTGATCAACCAACTCAATGCACAACTCCTCACTACTAAATCAGGTGGCATCACCATTCTAGCACCTGATGACGGTTCCTTCTCCGAACTCAAACCAGGCTTCCTCAACTCTCTTTCTGATGGCCAAAAGCTCGAGCTCTTACAGTTCCACGTTATTTCAGAGTATGTGTCTAGCTCCAACTTTGATACTCTAACCAACCCTGTGAGAACACTTGCAGGAGCTAAACCTGGAAAGGTGGAACTGAATGTGATAAGTTACGGAGGGAGTGTGAACATCTCAACGGGTGAGGTTAACACCACCATCACTGGCATTGTATACACAGATAAGCATCTTGCTATTTACAAGGTGGGAAAGGTGCTTCTTCCTATGGACTTCTTTGCAGTGGCCAAGGCACCTGCAAAGGGACCATCTTTGGCACCAGAACCTTCAGCAAAGGCTCCTAAAGCGGATAAGGAGAAGCCACTGTCTCCAGATTCCTCAGAATCGTCTGAGATTAATTCCACAAACGACAACTCTGGCACAGTGAAAATCAACGTACAAGGAAAGTGGCTGTCCCTTCTTCTTGGAGTACTTCTGTTGCTTAAATTGTCATCGTGA
- the LOC114168989 gene encoding fasciclin-like arabinogalactan protein 12, producing the protein MMKKQLVLSFSIAVLLSSLFFTTTLAQLAPAASPLKPPQPTPTPPAEAPKQPLVPSLPQSPSDSTPDTSAVDIVGILRQAKAFNILIRLMKTTQLINQLNAQLLTTKSGGITILAPDDGSFSELKPGFLNSLSDGQKLELLQFHVISEYVSSSNFDTLTNPVRTLAGAKPGKVELNVISYGGSVNISTGEVNTTITGIVYTDKHLAIYKVGKVLLPMDFFAVAKAPAKGPSLAPEPSAKAPKADKDPLSPDSSESSQTNPTSNNSGSEKIHVHGKWVSLVLGLVAVTALSS; encoded by the coding sequence atgatgaaaaagCAACTTGTGTTGTCCTTCTCCATAGCAGTGCTGCTTTCATCTTTGTTTTTCACCACCACTTTAGCCCAGTTAGCACCAGCAGCTTCGCCTCTAAAACCACCACAACCTACCCCTACACCACCAGCTGAAGCTCCTAAACAACCATTGGTTCCCTCATTGCCACAGTCACCAAGTGATTCCACCCCTGACACTTCAGCTGTTGACATTGTTGGAATCCTGAGACAAGCCAAAGCATTCAACATCCTAATCAGACTCATGAAAACCACCCAATTGATCAACCAACTCAATGCACAACTCCTCACTACTAAATCAGGTGGCATCACCATTCTAGCACCTGATGACGGTTCCTTCTCCGAACTCAAACCAGGCTTCCTCAACTCTCTTTCTGATGGCCAAAAGCTCGAGCTCTTACAGTTCCACGTTATTTCAGAGTATGTGTCTAGCTCCAACTTTGATACTCTAACCAACCCTGTGAGAACACTTGCAGGAGCTAAACCTGGAAAGGTGGAACTGAATGTGATAAGTTACGGAGGGAGTGTGAACATCTCAACGGGTGAGGTTAACACCACCATCACTGGCATTGTATACACAGATAAGCATCTTGCTATTTACAAGGTGGGTAAGGTGCTTCTTCCTATGGACTTCTTTGCTGTGGCCAAGGCACCTGCAAAGGGACCATCTTTGGCACCAGAACCTTCAGCAAAGGCTCCTAAAGCGGATAAGGATCCATTATCCCCAGATTCCTCAGAATCATCTCAAACTAATCCCACCAGCAACAACTCTGGCTCTGAGAAAATCCATGTGCATGGAAAGTGGGTGTCCCTTGTTCTTGGACTAGTTGCTGTGACTGCATTGTCTTCGTAA